A segment of the Streptomyces sp. NBC_00193 genome:
GCGGGCCCCGCCGCCGATCCCACCCGCTGGACGCTCCTGGCCGTCTGCCGCGACGAGGCACCGCAATGGCGCCGGGAGCTGTCCGCCCTGATCGCGGACCGGCCCCAGGTGCGGATGGCCGACATCGCCGCGGGCACCGCCCGGGGGCTGACCGGATGCCGCCGGCAGGGGTACTACCTCATCCGCCCCGACGGCCACGTCGCCGCCCACGGCCACGCCGGGGACGTGGACCGGCTGCGCACGGAACTGACCGCCCTGCTCGGCGATCCGGCCCCGCAGGACCCGGAAACCGCCCGGGGGGAATGACCCCGCCGGAACGGGGCCGGCCGCCGTGGCCTGTGAGCGCCACGGCGGCCGGGCCGCACTCACCAAGGAGCTGACAAGGTGTTCAACGACATCGGCGCCCTCGAACTGATCACCCTCGTGATCCTCGCGGTCCTCGTCTTCGGCCCGGAGAAACTGCCGAAGATGATCCAGGACGTCACCGGCGTCATCCGGAAGGTCCGCGCCTACGCGGACAGCGCCAAGGCCGACATCCGGTCCGGGCTGGGGCCGGAGTTCGAGGACTTCGAGTTCCGGGACCTCGACCCGAAGAACTTCGCGCGCAAGCATCTGCTGGACGACCACGACGGCTTGGGGCTGGAGGGCACCCGGAAGGCCTTCGACCTGCGGAAGGAGATGTCCGAGGTGGCCGATGCGGTGAACCACCGCGAAGACCGGCAGGCCGCGCCCGGGGCGCCCGCCCCGTCTGCCCCGTCCGCCCCGCCCTCCCTGAGCAAGATCACGTCATAGGGGTCGTTCGGTTTTCTCCGGGGCGCCCGCCTCCGCCTCCGGCAGGGTCAGCCGCAGCGCGCGGCGGGCCTCTTCGGTGGCGACGGCCGGCAGGAGGTAGCGCCAGAGCGAGGCGATCCGCTGCGGGAGGTCGGCCCGCCCGGTCGACATCTGGGAGAAGAGCTGCGCCCCGGTGAAGGAGCTGACCAGGATCCAGGCCAGCTCGTGGTCGTCCACGTCCGGCTGGAGCTCGCCCTTCGCGCGGGCGAAGCGCAGCTGCTGGCGGAATTCGAGCACCCAGGCCTGGTAGGCGACGTCGTCGCGGAGGCCGAATTCCCCCTGCTCCACGGCCAGCCGCACCCCGGCCCGCAGCACCGGATTGTGCCGGAGCTGGTCGGCGAGGTAGAGCGTGATGTCCACCAGACGCTGCAGCCCGTCCTCCCCGGCCGGGAACTCCAGACCCTCGCCCTGGCCGACCATGACGGCGTAGGCGAGCTCCTCCTTCGAGGCGAAGTGGAAGTACATCCCGCCCTGGGTGACGTCGGCCCGCTTCATGATCTTGCTGATGCTGGCACCACTGAACCCGAACTCGTCGAAGACCTCGGCGGCCGCCCGCAGGATGGTCGCCTTGGTCTGGATCGCGCGGTTCTGCGGGACGCGCTCTCTCTTCCGCTCAGCCATGTGCCTAACTTCCATCGGGAAACAAAACGAACACCCTCTATTTTACACTCCGTTGATATTCCAGCACCAGTGTCTCGACCTGCGGACGGCTTGAACGGGTGGATCCGCGGCTCCGTCAGCCCCGGGCCGGGTGCGCATCGCGGCGCAGACCGAGGAGGACGACGAGGCCGACGGCGAGGTGGGCGAGCGCCAGGAGGATCTTCGTACCACTGGTGGCCTCGACGCCGAACGGCAGGGCCACGGAGGCGAGGAGCACCACGGAGGCGACGGCGGTCCAGATCTTCCGGGCCGCGGCCGGGGCGAACCTCTCCAGCAGGGCGAGCAGGGCCCAGCCGAGCAGGGCGGCGCCCGCGGCGGAGCCGATGAAGCTGCCGAGGGCGAGGTCGACCGGTCCCTTGCCGTCGCGCTGGTCGACGGCGAGGTCGATGCCACCGGCCTTGCCGGCGAGGAAGAGGACGGCGGCTCCGGCCGCGGCCCCCAGGACGGTCAGGAGCCGGGGCCGCCAGGTGGAGGCGGTGGCGGAGGAGGTGGCGGCGAGGCGGGTGTTCGTGGTCATGGGAGCTCCTTGGGCAGGCGGGACGAAGCGGGGAACGGACTGGAGGGACGTACGGGCACTCGCGGACGGCGGCCGGTCAGGAGGCCACGGCTTCGGGCGCGCGCCGGGGCGGCCCCGAAGGGGCGCCTTCGCCCGGCGGCACCGGCCGGGCCGCCGGCAGGACGAACCAGCCGACCGCGGCGGCCGCGAGGACCAGGCCGGCGGCGACGGCGAAGACGAGCCGGAAGCCGTCGGTGGCCGCGGAGGCGGCGCTTTCGCCGTCGGCGAGGGCCCTGCCTGCGGAGGAGGCGGCGATCGCGGCCATGGCCGCGATGCCGAGGGAGTCTCCGATCATTCCGGAGGTGCCGGAGAGACCGGAGGCGGCGCCCGCGTCCCGCGGGTCCCCTACGGACATCGACAGCGTCATCACCGCGGGCATGGCCAGGCCGGCGGAGAAGCCGAGCACCAGCATCACGGGCAGCAGGTCCCGCAGGTAGCCGGGGTCTTCGGGGACGCGCGCGGCCGCCAGCAGGGCCGCGGCCACCCCCAGCAGGCTCACGATCAGGATCGCGCCGAGGCCGAAGCCGAGCGTGCGGGCGGAGCCCCAGCCGTGCTCGGAACCGGTGGCGAGGGCGTAGACGCCCAGCATCATGCCCGTGGTGACCAGGGCCGCGCCCAGGAGGTCGACGCCGGCGCCGAGGCCGGGGCCCTTGTCGTCGGGGATCAGGCGTGCGGCGAGCAGCGCCGCGGCCGCGCCGATCGGGACGTTGACGTAGAAGACCCAGTGCCAGCCGGCCCCTTGGGTGAGCAGACCGCTGATCAGGATGCCGAGGGAGGCGCCGCCCGCTGCGGCGAAGCCGATCGCGCCCATGGCGGCGCCGGCGCCCTGCAGGAAGCGCATCGCGATCAGCATCTCCTGCGTTCCGGACAGGCCGCAGGCCGCCGAGGCGAGGGTGAGAGGACGACGCCGCCGATGAACAGCCGCTTGCGTCCGAGGAGATCACCGACCCGGCCCGAGAGCAGCAGCAGGCCGCCGAAGCCCACGGTGTAGGCGTTGGTGACCCAGGCCAGGCGGGCCTGGTCGAACCCCAGGTCGCGCTGGATGGAGCTCAGCGCCACGGTCACGATGCTGATGTCGATCACGATCATCAGCTGCATGGAGCAGAGCACCGAGAACGCCGTCCAGCGCGCTCTGGGGGAATCAAGGGCGGGCACGGGCATGGGAGTTCGCCCCGAGATGACGGCGAACCTCGCCGAAGTCGGCGCGACGCCGCGTGCGCACTGCGTGCTGCACCGGGCGCTGGAGGGCGAGTTCACGCAGAGTCAGATCGCGGACTCGGTCGGCCTGGACAAGACCACGATGGTCGTCATCACCGACAAGCTGGAGAAGGAGGGCCTCGCGGTCCGCACGCCCTCCCCGGTGGACCGGCGGGCCAGGATCATCGCAGTCACCGACAAGGGGCGGGCCCTGCTCGCCCGGTCGGACGAGGTCGTCTCGACCACGCACGAGAGCGTGCTCTCCGCCCTGCCCGAGGGGCTGCGGGAACCGTTCGTGGAGGCCCTGACCCTGCTGGTGGAGGGTCGCCTCGCGAAGTTCGTGGAGTGCGAGCAGCCGCCCCGCCGCCGCTCGGCCTCCTAGGCGGAGGCTAGGCCGAGGCTAGGCGGAGGGCGTGCGCAGGCCCGTGACGACCATGTGCGCCAGGAGGGCGTAGCTCTCGTCCAGGCCCTCGGGCAGGGCGAAACCGCCGCCGGTTTCGAGGGAGACGAAGCCGTGGGCGGTCGCGCGCAGGCAGCGGGCCGCGTGGATGGCCGCGGAGTCCTCCAGGCCGTACGCCCGCAGGGTGGCGAAGAGGATGGTGATGAGGCGCTCCCCGGCTTCGGCCGTCCGCAGCTCGGGGCTGTGCAGCAGGGCCGCGTACCGGTGCGGGTGGCGCAGGGCGTAGCTGCGCCAGGCCGTCATGAACGCGCGGATCGCCTCGTCGGCGGAACGGCCGATGACGGCCACGCCGATCTCGTCCGCCATCTCGTTCATGATCCGCGCCGACAGGAGGTCGCGGAGCTCGGCGAGGCTGCGCACGTGCTTGTAGAGGGAAGGGGTCGCCACGCCCGCCCGGCCCGCCACCGCCGACAGGGTCAGGCCCGCCGGCCCCTCCGCATCGACGAGGTGCAGCGCCACGTCGACCACCGCGGCGGCCGAGAGCGAGGCCCTAGGCACGGGCGGTCTCCTTCAGGAAGGACACGATGGCCGCGGCGGTCTCGGCGGGGAACTGTGCGTGGGCGTAGTGCCCCGCGCCCTCGATCGTGACGAGGCGGCCGCGCCCGGCGGGCAGTTCGGCGACGATGGCCGCGCCCTCGGCGGCCGGGTCGGCCCAGTCGCAGTCGAGGTCGCCCTCGACGATCAGCGCGGGGCACCGGACGTCGCCGAGGCGGGCGCCCGCGTCGGTGGGGGCGGACATCCCCATCTTTGCGACGACGGCCATCCTGCCCGGCCGCCCCAGGTCGGCGTCGAGCGCCGCGAGGTGGGCGGCGTGACCGGCGGGGCGGGTGCCCGGGTAGGCGTGGTCGAGGTAGCGCTTCCACAGGCCCGTGCTGCGCAGGATGCCGGTGCCGAGCAGCAGGAGCATGCCCTTGCGGTAGCGGGGGTTGGAGCCGAGGGCGCCGAAGTCGATCTTCTGCGCCCTGGTGAACGGGCTGATCTCGACGATGGCGTCGACCAGCTCGGGCTCCTGCGCCGCCGCGATGGTGGCGGCGCCGCCGGCGAAGGAGTGGCCGACGATGACGGCCGGGCCGCCGAGGTGCCGGATCAGGCCGAGCAGGTCGCCCGCCACGTCGGTACGGGTGTACGAGGCCCAGCCGGTGCTCGATTCCCCGTGTCCGCGCAGGTCGGTGGAGGCGACGCGGTATCCGGCGGCGACGAGGAGGGCGGCGGTCTCGCGGTAGGCCGCGCGGTTGTCGCCCATGCCGTGCGCGAGCACGACCAGCGGGCCTTCGCCCGTGACCTCGTACGCGAGCCGCCCGCCGTCGGTGCTCAGAAACTCCGTCATGACCTGCCCCCCGGAAGTGATGGCTAATCCCTGTTGCCTTTAAGCTAATGGCATTAGCCACTACGGTCAACTGCTACTTCGGGTCGCGCTGGAACAGGGACTTGGACCAGAAGTAGCCGAGCCCGGCCAGGCCCAGGCACCAGGCGACCGCGATCCACCCGCTGTTGCCGATCTCGGTGCCGAGCAGCAGCCCGCGCAGGGTTTCGATGGCCGGGGTGAAGGGCTGGTACTCGGCGACCGGCTGGAACCAGCCCGGCATCGCGTCGACCGGCACGAAGGCGCTGGACAGCAGCGGCAGGATCATCAGCGGCATCGCGTTGTTGCTGGCCGCCTCGGCGTTCGGGCTGGTCAGCCCCATCCCGACGGCGATCCAGGTGAGCGCGAGGGAGACGAGCGCCAGCAGGCCCAGCGCCAGGAGCCATTCCACGGCGGTGGCGTCCGTGGACCGGAAGCCGATCGCCACGGCGACGGCGCCCACGAGGACCACGCTCATCACGCACTGGATCACGCTGCCGACGACGTGCCCGATGAGCACCGATCCGCGGTGGATGGGCATCGTGCGGAAGCGGGCGATGATGCCCTCGGTCATGTCCGTGGCGACGGACACCGCGCTGCCGATCGTGGTGCCGCCGATGGTCAGCATCAGGATGCCGGGGACGAGGTAGGCGAGGTACTCGGACCGGCCCCCGCCGCCGTCCCCCAGACCGGCGCTCATCACGTCGCCGAAGATGTAGACGAAGAGCAGGAGCAGCATGACCGGCGTGAGCAGCAGGTTCAGGGTGAGGGACGGATAGCGCCGCGCGTGCAGGAGGTTGCGGCGCAGCATCGTGGCCGAGTCGCGGACGGCGAAGGAGAGAGAGCTCATCGGACGTCTTCCTTGGTCTGGTGGGTGGAGGCGGTGAGGGCGAAGAACACGTCGTCGAGGTCGGGGGTGTGCACGGTGAGTTCGTCCGCCTCGATGCCGGCCGAGTCCAGCCGGCCGAGGAGGGAACCGAGCGCGCGCTGGCTGCCGTCACTGGGAATCTGCAGCGCCAGCGCCTCGTCGTCCCGGGTGACCTCGCCGAGCGCGGCCACCGCGGCCCGGTAGGCGGCCGGGTCGGAGAACCGCAGGCGTACGTGGCCTCCCGGGATCAGCCGCTTCAACTCCTCCGCGCTCCCCTCGGCGGCGATCCTGCCGTCGTTCAGCACGGCGATCCGGTCCGCGAGCTGATCGGCCTCCTCCAAGTACTGCGTGGTGAGGAAGACCGTCACGCCGCCGGAGACGAGCCCGCGGATGATCTGCCACATGGTGTGGCGGGAGCGCGGGTCCAGACCGGTGGTCGGCTCGTCGAGGAAGATGATCCGCGGATCACCCACCAGCGTCATGGCGATGTCGAGCCGGCGCTTCATGCCGCCGGAGTAGGTCGACGCCGGCTTCTTCGCCGCGTCGGTGAGGTCGAAGCGGGCCAGCAGCTCGGCGGTGATCCGCCGCCCCTCCCGCTTGGACAGGTGGTGCAGGTCCGCCATGAGGAGCATGTTCTCCTCACCGGTGATCAGCCCATCGACGGCCGAGAACTGCCCGGTCACCCCGATCGCCGCCCGCACCCCGCCCGGCGAGGCCGCGATGTCGTGGCCCGCGACCTGCGCCTGTCCGCCGTCGGCGGCGATGAGCGTGGACAGGATCTTCACGACGGTGGTCTTGCCGGCGCCGTTGGGGCCGAGCAGTGCGAACACGGAACCGGCCGGGATGCTCAGATCGATGCCGTCGAGGACGGTCTTGTCCCCGTAGGACTTGCGCAGACCGACGGCGGAGACGGCCGCCGGAGACGGGTGACCGTCTCCCCGACGTGATGTGGGCATGACAGAAGAAGGCATGAGGCCCTCCATTCGAAGGCTGAAGTGACGGGGGAAGGTGGCGCGAAGGGGAAGAACGGGCTGGTCAGGCGCCGGAGGCCAGGGCGCGACGGACGTCGATGTTGCCGTACTTCGTCCGGGCGCGGACCTTGACGGTGTCCGCGCTCTCCTCCGGGCTCCCGGACGCGGTGAGCGCGTTGCGCACCTGGCCGGAGCCCGAGCTGACGTCGAGCCAGGCGGCCGTACCCTCGCGGACGCCGACCTCGATGGCCCCGTAGGAGGTCTCCAGCTCCACGGTGCCGCGGGCGACTTCGCCCACCCGCAGGGTTCCGTGGGCGGTCTTGGCGGTGACCGAGTCCTCGGCCCGCCGGATCTCGATGTCACCGTTGGCACCGCTCACCCGCAGCTCGCCGATGGCGGCGCCGACGGTCGTGGTGCCGTGCGAGTTCTTCAGGACGGCGGGGCCGTCGACGAAGCCGAGGCGCAGGCTGCCGGAGCTGGTGGTGATCTCGGTCGCGCCCTCGGCCCGGTCCACGGTGATCGAGCCGTGCGACGCGGTCAGCTTGAGCGGGCCGGTCGTGTCGAGGCGGACGTCGCCGGACGAGGTCTTCACCCGGACCTCGCCGAGCCGGCCCTCGCCGAGCACCTGGGTCCAGGAGCCGGTCGTGTCGACGTGCGAACCCGTGGGCAGGTCCACCGTCACGTCGACGATGCCGGGCTTGCCGAACGGGTTGGACTTGGGCGTCCTGACGGTCAGCACGCCGCCCGCGAACGTGACCTCGGTCTGCTCGGCGGTCCGTACGTCCTTGTCGCGCTTCGGGTCCCGGGGCTGCACCGCCACGACGGTGTCGCGGCGGTCGCCCGCGGTGAACTGGATGGAACCGGCCTCCACGTGTGCGGTGACCGAGATCGCTTCGGAGGTGTCGAAAGAAGGCATGACTGTCCCGTCCTCTTGGGTCTTCCGGGCGTCCCCGCTGGTGGGACGTGGTGTGGGCGAACTGATGCGGTGCGGTGCGACGCGATGGGGGAGCCGGGCTAGCGGACCCAGCCGGTGAAGCTCTGCCCCACGCTCTGGGACTTCTCCGCCGTACGGGGCCGGGCGCCGCCGTCGACCGCGGCCGATACGGCGCGCACCAGCCAGGCGTTGACCGACAGCCCCTCGCGGCTCGCGGCCTCCTCGGCGCGGGCCTTCAGGTGGGCCGGCAGACGCAGGTTGACGCGGGCGGTGCCGCCCTCGTCGCCCTCGGCGACTGCGTGCGGCGCGAGCGGTTCGGCGAACGGAGCGGCGGAGGCCGGCTCCGCGGGGGCGTGGCTCTCGCCGGCCGGCACCGTCACCACGAACTCGGGGTCGAGCCCCCGCAGCCGTACGTCGACCGATCCGGGGGCGAGTTCACGGGTGATCTCGTCCATCGCGGCGGAGAGCACGTTGAGCAGGGTCAGCCGGGTGGCCGACTCCAGGGGAGCGGTGAGCCTCTCGGCCAGCTTGCGGGCTTCGTCGCCGCCGGCCTCGGCGGCGACGGCGAGCTCTTGGCGGAGGGTGGTGACGTAGGGCGTGAGGTCCATGTCGCACAGCATGGCACAGCGATGGCGCCATGTCGAGCCAATGTGGCACCACTTCACCACGCGGTGGTGCCGCCACACGTAAACTTGCTGGTCAGAGCCATGACGCCATCGCGCGCCACAGTGGCGTCAGATGGCACCAGACGGCACCACGGCTGCGCGGACCTGTCCCCTACCCGCCCTTCCACCGTTCCCCGGGGCTCCGCCCCGGACCCCGCGCCTCAAACGCCGGCGAGGCTGGGTTTATCCAGCCCCTCCGGCGTTTGAGGAGCGGGGGTCCGGGGGCTGGCCCCCGGCAACGGCGCCGCACACGGCAACGGGTCCGGGCAGAGCCCGGGGAACGGTGGAAGGGCGGGTAGGGGACTTCGCCCCGCGCAGCGGCACACCCCGCAGCCGGGCCGGGGCCGGTGTCAGGAAGCGGAGGCCGTCCGGCGGGCGTAGTGGCGGGCCGCCTTCGCCCGGTTCCCGCACCCCGTGCTCGTGCACCACCGACGGGTGCCGTTGCGACTCACGTCGTGGAACCGCAGCCCACACGTCGGGTTGGCACACGTGCGCACCCGGTCCCGCGCGGTACTGAGCAGCCGGAGGTAATCCGCCGCCACGAGGTACCCGAGCAGACGGCCCGAGTCGGGCGCCTCCAGCCGCTCGACGGGCCCGGTGGCCGTGAGCAGCCGGCGGATCCGGCCCGCGTCGAGCAGCCTGTTGAAGGCGTCGAGCGCCATCGGCCCCGCATCGGCGCGCCCGGCCACACCGGCCAGCGCGGTGCGGGCGGCCCGGACCGCGGTCAGGGTGGTCCGGTCGGCCCGCAGCTCGCCGCAGGCGTACGCGGCGGCCGCCCGGGACCCGGCCAGCCAGCACGCGAGGCCGGCGGTGGAGTCCAGCAGGTCGTAGCGGCCGTACCGGTCGTGCCAGAGGGTGTTGAGGAGGTCCAGGCTGAGCGGCTCGCCGGTCAGCGGACGCGGATCGGGCGCGCTCGTCGCCACGACCGCCCCTGCTCGGTCCACGCTCACCCCCGCGGCCCGAGGTGCACGGGTTCGGGGACGGCCGCGAAGGCGCAGTACGGCGACGAGCCCTCGGCCCGGTACAGCTCCACGGCCTGCGGCGCCGCGAGGATCCCCGGCAGGATCAGCTGCCACAGCCGGGTCAGGTGCCCGCGCAGCGGCCCGCAGGAACGGCCCGGGCGGTCCTCCTCCGCGCGCAGGCACACGTCCATCCCGATCAGTGAGTACACGAGCTGCGCGGCCGTCCCCCAGGGATCGGCCGCTCCGGCCAGGGCGTCGGCCAGCTCCTCGCGGACGGCGTCGGTCCAGGAGACGCTGCCGTCGGGGTAGTGCACGAACTCCCGGGTCAGCCGGGCGCCCGCCCGTACGACGGGGTCGTGCCCGAGCCGCCCGGCGACCGCGTGCGTGATGTCGACGGCGGCCTGCAAGGGCCGGATCCCGCGGTGCGGTACC
Coding sequences within it:
- a CDS encoding alpha/beta fold hydrolase: MTEFLSTDGGRLAYEVTGEGPLVVLAHGMGDNRAAYRETAALLVAAGYRVASTDLRGHGESSTGWASYTRTDVAGDLLGLIRHLGGPAVIVGHSFAGGAATIAAAQEPELVDAIVEISPFTRAQKIDFGALGSNPRYRKGMLLLLGTGILRSTGLWKRYLDHAYPGTRPAGHAAHLAALDADLGRPGRMAVVAKMGMSAPTDAGARLGDVRCPALIVEGDLDCDWADPAAEGAAIVAELPAGRGRLVTIEGAGHYAHAQFPAETAAAIVSFLKETARA
- a CDS encoding ABC transporter permease is translated as MSSLSFAVRDSATMLRRNLLHARRYPSLTLNLLLTPVMLLLLFVYIFGDVMSAGLGDGGGGRSEYLAYLVPGILMLTIGGTTIGSAVSVATDMTEGIIARFRTMPIHRGSVLIGHVVGSVIQCVMSVVLVGAVAVAIGFRSTDATAVEWLLALGLLALVSLALTWIAVGMGLTSPNAEAASNNAMPLMILPLLSSAFVPVDAMPGWFQPVAEYQPFTPAIETLRGLLLGTEIGNSGWIAVAWCLGLAGLGYFWSKSLFQRDPK
- a CDS encoding MFS transporter, producing the protein MQLMIVIDISIVTVALSSIQRDLGFDQARLAWVTNAYTVGFGGLLLLSGRVGDLLGRKRLFIGGVVLSPSPRRPAACPERRRC
- a CDS encoding TetR/AcrR family transcriptional regulator, which translates into the protein MPRASLSAAAVVDVALHLVDAEGPAGLTLSAVAGRAGVATPSLYKHVRSLAELRDLLSARIMNEMADEIGVAVIGRSADEAIRAFMTAWRSYALRHPHRYAALLHSPELRTAEAGERLITILFATLRAYGLEDSAAIHAARCLRATAHGFVSLETGGGFALPEGLDESYALLAHMVVTGLRTPSA
- a CDS encoding DUF4097 family beta strand repeat-containing protein; translated protein: MPSFDTSEAISVTAHVEAGSIQFTAGDRRDTVVAVQPRDPKRDKDVRTAEQTEVTFAGGVLTVRTPKSNPFGKPGIVDVTVDLPTGSHVDTTGSWTQVLGEGRLGEVRVKTSSGDVRLDTTGPLKLTASHGSITVDRAEGATEITTSSGSLRLGFVDGPAVLKNSHGTTTVGAAIGELRVSGANGDIEIRRAEDSVTAKTAHGTLRVGEVARGTVELETSYGAIEVGVREGTAAWLDVSSGSGQVRNALTASGSPEESADTVKVRARTKYGNIDVRRALASGA
- a CDS encoding MarR family winged helix-turn-helix transcriptional regulator, with the protein product MEQSTENAVQRALGESRAGTGMGVRPEMTANLAEVGATPRAHCVLHRALEGEFTQSQIADSVGLDKTTMVVITDKLEKEGLAVRTPSPVDRRARIIAVTDKGRALLARSDEVVSTTHESVLSALPEGLREPFVEALTLLVEGRLAKFVECEQPPRRRSAS
- a CDS encoding CGNR zinc finger domain-containing protein, with translation MATSAPDPRPLTGEPLSLDLLNTLWHDRYGRYDLLDSTAGLACWLAGSRAAAAYACGELRADRTTLTAVRAARTALAGVAGRADAGPMALDAFNRLLDAGRIRRLLTATGPVERLEAPDSGRLLGYLVAADYLRLLSTARDRVRTCANPTCGLRFHDVSRNGTRRWCTSTGCGNRAKAARHYARRTASAS
- a CDS encoding DUF6069 family protein; this encodes MTTNTRLAATSSATASTWRPRLLTVLGAAAGAAVLFLAGKAGGIDLAVDQRDGKGPVDLALGSFIGSAAGAALLGWALLALLERFAPAAARKIWTAVASVVLLASVALPFGVEATSGTKILLALAHLAVGLVVLLGLRRDAHPARG
- a CDS encoding toxin-antitoxin system HicB family antitoxin; this translates as MDLTPYVTTLRQELAVAAEAGGDEARKLAERLTAPLESATRLTLLNVLSAAMDEITRELAPGSVDVRLRGLDPEFVVTVPAGESHAPAEPASAAPFAEPLAPHAVAEGDEGGTARVNLRLPAHLKARAEEAASREGLSVNAWLVRAVSAAVDGGARPRTAEKSQSVGQSFTGWVR
- a CDS encoding ScbR family autoregulator-binding transcription factor, with the translated sequence MAERKRERVPQNRAIQTKATILRAAAEVFDEFGFSGASISKIMKRADVTQGGMYFHFASKEELAYAVMVGQGEGLEFPAGEDGLQRLVDITLYLADQLRHNPVLRAGVRLAVEQGEFGLRDDVAYQAWVLEFRQQLRFARAKGELQPDVDDHELAWILVSSFTGAQLFSQMSTGRADLPQRIASLWRYLLPAVATEEARRALRLTLPEAEAGAPEKTERPL
- a CDS encoding sec-independent translocase codes for the protein MFNDIGALELITLVILAVLVFGPEKLPKMIQDVTGVIRKVRAYADSAKADIRSGLGPEFEDFEFRDLDPKNFARKHLLDDHDGLGLEGTRKAFDLRKEMSEVADAVNHREDRQAAPGAPAPSAPSAPPSLSKITS
- a CDS encoding TetR/AcrR family transcriptional regulator — its product is MAQQERAERTRRALINGAAKAIDLYGYEGASLAVICTAAGVTKGALMYHFPAKDDLVRAVRTEARQSIVGALGAVPHRGIRPLQAAVDITHAVAGRLGHDPVVRAGARLTREFVHYPDGSVSWTDAVREELADALAGAADPWGTAAQLVYSLIGMDVCLRAEEDRPGRSCGPLRGHLTRLWQLILPGILAAPQAVELYRAEGSSPYCAFAAVPEPVHLGPRG
- a CDS encoding ATP-binding cassette domain-containing protein: MPTSRRGDGHPSPAAVSAVGLRKSYGDKTVLDGIDLSIPAGSVFALLGPNGAGKTTVVKILSTLIAADGGQAQVAGHDIAASPGGVRAAIGVTGQFSAVDGLITGEENMLLMADLHHLSKREGRRITAELLARFDLTDAAKKPASTYSGGMKRRLDIAMTLVGDPRIIFLDEPTTGLDPRSRHTMWQIIRGLVSGGVTVFLTTQYLEEADQLADRIAVLNDGRIAAEGSAEELKRLIPGGHVRLRFSDPAAYRAAVAALGEVTRDDEALALQIPSDGSQRALGSLLGRLDSAGIEADELTVHTPDLDDVFFALTASTHQTKEDVR